One genomic segment of Puniceicoccus vermicola includes these proteins:
- a CDS encoding transposase — protein MSRTVNGEALFGDREREVLRKMIWQVAEFSGVRVVTYAVMKNHFHILVEVPPAGTEVSDAELVRRYRKLYPKPTPWNPMPAEVLEGHLKDNFLDGRELRKDLTRRMHDVSEFMRTLKLRFTLWFNRSRDRFGPLWSARFKSVLVEGDRWALRTVAAYIDLNAVRAGLVSDPKDYRFCGYAEALGGGRLARAGLSVVDKDLEGYRQTLYGAGDGEKEGKASISHEEAVRVLREEKGKLPLSVVLRCRVRYFSDGMVLGSEDFVRKAMEGEPDGKRARRPHPLRGADWKGLSVGTGLRKGLFG, from the coding sequence ATGAGCCGGACAGTGAATGGAGAGGCTCTCTTTGGGGATCGGGAGAGGGAGGTTTTGCGGAAGATGATCTGGCAGGTGGCTGAGTTTTCTGGGGTTCGGGTGGTTACTTATGCGGTGATGAAGAACCATTTCCATATTTTGGTGGAGGTGCCACCAGCAGGGACAGAGGTTTCAGATGCGGAGTTGGTTCGTCGGTATCGGAAGCTTTATCCTAAGCCTACTCCCTGGAATCCAATGCCTGCGGAGGTTTTGGAGGGGCATTTGAAGGATAACTTCCTTGATGGGAGAGAGTTGCGGAAGGACCTTACCCGCCGGATGCATGATGTTTCGGAGTTTATGCGGACTCTGAAGCTTCGTTTTACGCTTTGGTTTAACCGCTCACGAGATCGGTTTGGGCCACTTTGGTCGGCTAGGTTTAAGAGTGTTTTGGTCGAAGGGGATCGTTGGGCTTTGCGGACGGTAGCGGCCTATATTGACCTGAATGCAGTTCGGGCGGGGCTGGTCTCGGATCCTAAGGATTATCGGTTTTGTGGGTATGCGGAGGCTCTTGGGGGTGGGCGACTGGCTCGGGCCGGGTTGTCTGTTGTGGATAAGGACCTAGAGGGGTATCGGCAGACTTTGTATGGGGCTGGAGATGGTGAGAAAGAAGGGAAAGCGTCTATTTCCCACGAAGAAGCGGTTCGGGTTTTGCGGGAGGAGAAGGGGAAGTTGCCTCTTTCTGTGGTTTTGCGGTGCCGGGTTCGCTATTTTTCGGATGGGATGGTGCTGGGGTCGGAGGATTTTGTGAGAAAAGCCATGGAGGGCGAACCGGATGGGAAGCGGGCGCGAAGACCTCACCCATTGCGGGGTGCCGACTGGAAGGGGCTTTCGGTTGGGACCGGGTTGCGCAAGGGGTTGTTTGGCTGA
- a CDS encoding mechanosensitive ion channel family protein, producing the protein MPEETSTFLDILIVIGIAAGVFLAAKLILRIGCHHLEKVSKRTETIIDDQLLVALRNTKTLLLALFAVWMGTEWLELGRAEKWLDRGGFFVVVLQAGIWATSFLVGFIIFYGKKRSATGESGAGILWFSYLARVVVWSIAFLLIVSNLGYDVTALIAGLGIGGIAIGLAVQSILGDLFASLSIVLDKPFEVGDFIIVGDLLGVVEKIGIKTTRVRSLSGEQLVFSNNDLTSSRIRNFKRMYERRVVFGFGVIYQTTPDQLESIPGMVKSFIEEQEQTRFDRAHFKGFGESSYDFEVVYYVLDPDYNLYMNIQQAVNLAMVRAFAEHEIEFAYPTRTLYLSKSEEEESLDPAES; encoded by the coding sequence ATGCCCGAAGAGACCAGCACCTTCTTGGATATCCTGATCGTAATCGGTATAGCGGCCGGAGTTTTCCTCGCCGCAAAGCTAATCCTGAGGATCGGATGCCATCATCTCGAGAAGGTCAGTAAGAGGACCGAGACCATTATAGACGACCAGCTTCTGGTGGCCCTGAGGAATACCAAAACGCTCTTACTGGCGCTTTTCGCCGTATGGATGGGGACGGAATGGTTAGAGTTGGGGAGGGCGGAGAAATGGCTCGACCGCGGTGGATTTTTTGTGGTCGTCCTTCAAGCTGGAATCTGGGCGACCTCGTTTCTCGTGGGATTCATTATCTTCTACGGGAAAAAACGCTCGGCGACAGGCGAATCCGGCGCAGGAATTCTATGGTTTAGCTATCTGGCCCGAGTCGTGGTCTGGTCGATCGCCTTTCTCCTAATCGTTTCAAATCTTGGCTATGATGTTACGGCGCTCATTGCCGGATTGGGGATAGGGGGAATCGCGATCGGGTTGGCGGTTCAGAGTATCCTCGGGGATCTCTTCGCATCCCTCTCGATTGTCTTGGACAAACCCTTCGAAGTGGGCGATTTCATTATCGTGGGCGACCTGTTGGGGGTTGTGGAGAAGATCGGCATCAAAACCACCCGAGTTCGTAGCCTCTCCGGGGAACAGTTGGTTTTCTCAAATAATGACCTGACCTCGAGCCGGATTCGGAATTTTAAGCGGATGTACGAACGCCGCGTCGTTTTCGGTTTCGGAGTGATCTACCAAACCACTCCGGATCAATTGGAGTCGATTCCGGGCATGGTGAAATCATTCATTGAGGAACAGGAACAAACACGTTTCGACAGAGCTCATTTTAAGGGTTTCGGAGAAAGTTCTTATGACTTCGAGGTCGTATACTATGTCTTGGACCCGGACTATAACCTCTACATGAACATCCAACAGGCCGTAAATTTGGCGATGGTGCGTGCATTTGCAGAACACGAAATCGAGTTCGCCTATCCTACTCGCACGCTTTATCTATCGAAGAGCGAGGAGGAGGAAAGCCTCGATCCAGCAGAATCCTGA
- a CDS encoding DUF3127 domain-containing protein: MFELEGKVKEVFDEQTFGSGFRKREFVVTVEDGKYPQDIKFECVQDKIQQLDNVSADDTVKVKFDIRGREWKGNYFVNLSAWQVNSVSGGDSAPDSIEPASQDEPPDDIPF, from the coding sequence ATGTTTGAACTGGAAGGAAAAGTAAAAGAAGTCTTTGACGAGCAAACTTTCGGGAGCGGATTCCGCAAACGGGAATTCGTGGTAACCGTCGAAGACGGTAAATACCCGCAAGATATTAAATTCGAATGCGTGCAGGACAAGATCCAGCAACTCGATAACGTTTCTGCCGACGACACTGTGAAAGTCAAATTCGACATCCGTGGACGCGAGTGGAAAGGCAACTACTTCGTTAATCTAAGCGCATGGCAGGTCAATTCTGTCTCCGGAGGCGACTCTGCTCCCGACTCCATCGAGCCGGCATCGCAAGACGAGCCGCCCGACGACATCCCCTTCTGA
- the pta gene encoding phosphate acetyltransferase, protein MAKHRFYLCASSADAGLTTTSLGAARALDRRGIRVAFCKPISQRPVTEKNLDPSIVFAERLLSIKPPAPIDLAVAEQYIRENRVDDLMEQVVEMIESLSEKADVLIIEGLLSEESQTFKNRLNRDVARAIGAEIIYVGRYVGSDIRSFSQEIEMAASIHGGVSVANVVGAIANRLPTDEASSDDESHKWLSDPQSEWKANFQKRIEAESEIFTDGTLDILGCVPENPALQSVRTRDVAEFLGAEILFPGELESRRVSAITLCARNVTNLLHTLKSGALIVTPSDRDDVIMAVCLSAINKVPLAGLIITGKVPMRENVLELCRPGIEESGLPVLRVQTESFLTASTLSRISPHIPVDDLDRMEQAMDYVARHLNFDWFHNRLSKEIERRVSPAAFRLQLTRAAREANRKIVLPEGEEPRTIAAAIACTNRNIAKCVLLGKPDEVRRIATAQGLHLPDSLEIHDPTEIAERYLEPLLERRRHKGLTVKRAREELEDTVVLGTMMLALDEVDGLVSGAVHSSANTIRPALKLIKTKPDARLVSSVFFMCLQDQVLVYGDCAVNPDPSAEELADIAIQSAATSRQFGIDPRVALISYSTGSSGSGVDVEKVREATEIAKKMNPDFLLDGPLQYDAAAIPDVAEKKAPDSKIAGRANVFVFPDLNTGNTTYKAVQRSANLISIGPVLQGLRKPVNDLSRGALVDDIIYTIAVTAIQAAADS, encoded by the coding sequence ATGGCTAAACATCGATTCTATCTCTGCGCCTCGTCTGCCGACGCGGGCCTGACAACGACTTCACTCGGGGCCGCCCGAGCCCTGGATCGCCGGGGCATCCGCGTCGCTTTCTGTAAACCGATCAGTCAGCGACCGGTCACCGAAAAAAACCTCGATCCGTCCATCGTCTTCGCTGAAAGGCTTCTGAGCATCAAGCCTCCGGCTCCGATCGACCTCGCCGTCGCCGAACAATACATTCGCGAGAACCGGGTCGATGACCTCATGGAGCAGGTCGTTGAAATGATCGAGAGCCTCTCCGAGAAAGCCGACGTTCTCATCATTGAAGGGCTGCTTTCCGAGGAATCCCAAACCTTCAAGAACCGCCTAAACCGCGACGTGGCTCGCGCAATCGGGGCCGAGATCATTTATGTCGGTCGGTACGTGGGCTCCGATATTCGTTCATTCTCGCAGGAGATTGAGATGGCCGCCTCGATTCATGGCGGTGTCTCGGTCGCCAATGTCGTTGGAGCCATTGCCAACCGCCTCCCCACGGATGAGGCAAGCAGTGATGACGAGTCCCACAAATGGCTCTCCGATCCACAAAGCGAGTGGAAAGCCAATTTCCAGAAGCGCATTGAGGCAGAGTCGGAAATCTTTACCGATGGGACCTTGGATATCCTCGGATGCGTACCGGAGAATCCAGCCCTTCAATCGGTACGCACCAGAGATGTCGCTGAATTTCTGGGAGCGGAAATCCTATTTCCAGGCGAACTAGAATCCCGCCGCGTAAGCGCGATCACCCTTTGCGCCCGGAATGTGACCAATCTCCTTCACACTCTCAAATCGGGGGCACTGATCGTCACCCCGAGTGACCGGGATGACGTCATCATGGCCGTTTGCCTCTCCGCGATCAACAAAGTCCCGCTTGCCGGACTGATCATCACTGGCAAGGTGCCCATGCGCGAGAATGTGCTCGAGCTCTGCCGCCCGGGAATCGAGGAAAGCGGCCTTCCAGTGCTTCGCGTCCAAACCGAGAGCTTCCTCACCGCCTCGACGCTCTCCCGGATCTCGCCGCACATCCCCGTCGATGACCTCGACCGAATGGAGCAGGCCATGGACTACGTCGCCCGCCATTTGAATTTCGATTGGTTCCACAACCGACTTTCAAAGGAAATCGAGCGTCGTGTTTCCCCTGCCGCTTTCCGTCTTCAGCTGACTCGGGCCGCCCGGGAAGCCAACCGGAAGATCGTCCTTCCGGAAGGCGAAGAACCGCGCACCATCGCCGCGGCAATTGCCTGCACGAACCGCAACATCGCCAAATGTGTCCTTCTCGGCAAACCCGATGAGGTTCGACGGATCGCTACGGCGCAAGGTCTCCATCTCCCCGATAGTCTGGAAATTCACGATCCCACCGAGATCGCCGAACGCTATCTCGAACCATTGCTCGAGCGACGTCGCCATAAAGGCCTGACCGTCAAACGCGCCCGGGAAGAACTTGAGGACACAGTCGTCCTGGGCACCATGATGCTCGCCCTCGACGAAGTGGACGGCCTGGTCTCCGGGGCAGTCCACTCTTCCGCCAATACAATCCGGCCCGCTCTCAAGCTGATCAAGACCAAGCCCGATGCCCGCTTGGTCTCTTCCGTGTTCTTCATGTGCCTGCAGGACCAGGTCCTCGTTTATGGAGATTGCGCGGTCAATCCTGATCCAAGCGCCGAAGAGCTGGCCGACATCGCCATACAAAGCGCAGCGACTTCCCGCCAGTTCGGCATCGACCCGAGGGTCGCTCTCATCAGCTACAGCACCGGCTCCTCCGGTTCAGGCGTCGATGTGGAAAAGGTCCGCGAAGCGACCGAAATCGCCAAGAAGATGAACCCGGACTTTCTCCTGGATGGCCCTCTTCAGTATGATGCCGCCGCCATCCCGGATGTGGCCGAAAAGAAGGCTCCGGACAGCAAAATCGCCGGCCGTGCCAACGTTTTCGTATTTCCCGACCTGAACACCGGAAACACGACTTACAAAGCAGTTCAGCGAAGCGCGAACCTGATCTCGATTGGCCCCGTTCTTCAAGGACTCCGTAAGCCAGTCAACGACCTCAGCCGCGGGGCTCTCGTCGATGATATCATCTACACCATTGCCGTGACCGCGATCCAAGCGGCCGCAGATTCTTAA
- the fucP gene encoding L-fucose:H+ symporter permease, whose amino-acid sequence MKKTPLLARQMIYPFCLVTTLFALWGFANDVTNPLVKAFQQIFLISAAESGLVQTAFYGGYATMAIPAALFIRKFSYKSGILVGLGLYATGALLFIPAAGEMEFTLFLIALYILTFGLAFLETTANPYILSMGPPETATQRLNLAQAFNPVGSLIGMVVASHLVLAQLNVSEFRTEQMELHPEYSEMLPGEVDAEITASLHDFAETSPEEHAQFRSEDLSTIKAPYVAIAGVVLLTFLAFAVSRFPKNTEEGKTLHFFGTVKRLVSTPHYIFGVLTQVFYVGAQIMCWTFIIHYAMGTLGMSASQAQNYNIVAMILFVSSRFLCTFLLRFLNPGLLLGIFACLGVLLTLGVIFIPGMPGLYCLIGISICMSLMFPTIYGISLEGMGQDAKLGSAGLIFAIVGGALMPPLQGRIIDAGSIEIGGLIIAGVRASFILPLICFVVVAIFGFFNTRKAT is encoded by the coding sequence ATGAAGAAAACTCCACTTCTCGCCCGGCAGATGATCTACCCCTTCTGCCTTGTCACAACTCTGTTCGCCCTTTGGGGATTTGCGAACGACGTCACAAATCCCCTAGTCAAAGCTTTCCAGCAGATCTTCCTGATCAGCGCCGCAGAAAGCGGGCTAGTTCAAACTGCATTCTACGGAGGGTACGCAACCATGGCGATCCCTGCGGCTCTTTTCATCCGCAAGTTCAGCTACAAGTCCGGGATTCTCGTTGGCTTGGGTCTCTACGCTACAGGCGCCCTCCTGTTCATCCCCGCTGCTGGAGAGATGGAGTTTACCCTCTTCCTGATCGCCCTCTACATCCTGACCTTTGGCTTGGCTTTTCTCGAGACAACGGCCAATCCCTACATTCTCTCGATGGGACCACCAGAAACTGCCACCCAACGGCTGAATCTCGCGCAGGCCTTCAACCCCGTCGGCTCGCTGATTGGAATGGTGGTCGCCAGCCATCTCGTTCTCGCTCAGTTAAACGTCTCCGAATTTCGCACCGAGCAGATGGAGCTCCATCCTGAGTATTCCGAGATGCTTCCGGGCGAGGTGGACGCGGAGATTACTGCCTCGCTCCACGATTTTGCGGAGACTTCTCCAGAGGAACATGCGCAGTTCCGCTCCGAAGACCTTTCGACCATCAAAGCACCTTACGTCGCGATTGCCGGAGTTGTTCTTCTCACCTTCCTAGCCTTCGCGGTCTCCCGATTTCCCAAGAACACCGAAGAAGGCAAAACACTCCACTTCTTCGGGACCGTTAAACGGCTGGTTTCCACGCCTCACTACATCTTCGGGGTTCTCACTCAGGTTTTCTACGTCGGTGCCCAGATCATGTGCTGGACCTTCATCATTCACTACGCGATGGGAACGCTCGGCATGAGCGCGTCTCAGGCCCAGAACTACAACATTGTAGCGATGATCCTTTTCGTCTCTAGCCGTTTCCTCTGCACTTTCCTCCTGCGGTTTCTCAACCCAGGACTGCTACTTGGTATTTTCGCTTGCCTCGGTGTACTCCTGACTCTCGGGGTTATTTTCATCCCGGGAATGCCGGGTCTATACTGCTTGATCGGCATCTCCATCTGCATGTCCCTGATGTTCCCCACCATCTACGGCATTTCGCTGGAGGGTATGGGGCAGGACGCCAAACTGGGGAGCGCGGGCCTGATCTTTGCCATCGTCGGGGGCGCTCTGATGCCGCCTCTTCAGGGACGGATCATCGATGCGGGTTCGATCGAAATTGGCGGGCTCATCATCGCGGGGGTGCGGGCCTCTTTCATTCTCCCGCTCATCTGCTTTGTCGTCGTGGCCATCTTCGGCTTTTTCAACACCCGCAAGGCCACATAG
- a CDS encoding M23 family metallopeptidase encodes MVRKLRGRFLGIGALALLVMGGGSSSWADRLPLVWPTPNRAFLEGKPLEDFIQPTSSGRVESGLYGCVRNGGYRFHEALDLKPVERDRNGRPLDPAFAAMPGEVVYTNQIAGNSSYGKYVVIRHDYEGIEFYTLYAHLRSIDSGVRAGVFVEQGATLGIMGSTAGGYTIPRSRSHLHFEIGVQLDSDFAWWYNKQRYGSKNQHGPWNGINLSGWDPLEYYRLALAGKISGPRQFLLRQPAAVRVRVPYSGVPDLVRRSPGMAGDEIGDSGAGWEVDFSEYGVPLRFRRISAEAMKGSGSGAEVIAYDGDLAFAKCKDLLDKKGDGYVPGSDLRRALELIFGR; translated from the coding sequence ATGGTACGGAAACTCCGGGGTAGATTCCTGGGGATTGGAGCGCTTGCACTTCTTGTGATGGGAGGGGGATCATCGAGTTGGGCCGATCGTCTGCCATTGGTCTGGCCCACACCCAACCGGGCGTTTTTGGAAGGAAAGCCTCTGGAAGATTTTATCCAGCCGACTTCTTCGGGGCGGGTGGAGTCCGGGCTTTACGGTTGTGTTCGGAATGGAGGGTATCGTTTTCACGAAGCCCTCGATTTGAAGCCGGTTGAGAGGGATCGCAATGGACGCCCGCTCGATCCAGCCTTTGCGGCGATGCCCGGGGAGGTCGTTTATACCAACCAAATCGCGGGGAACTCATCCTACGGAAAATATGTCGTGATCCGACATGACTATGAGGGAATTGAGTTTTACACACTTTACGCTCACCTGAGGTCGATCGATTCGGGAGTTCGGGCGGGTGTTTTCGTCGAGCAGGGGGCGACTCTCGGGATCATGGGTTCAACGGCAGGGGGCTATACGATTCCTCGCAGTCGGTCCCATTTGCATTTCGAGATCGGAGTGCAGCTCGATTCTGATTTTGCCTGGTGGTACAATAAGCAGCGTTATGGGTCCAAAAATCAACACGGCCCGTGGAATGGAATCAATCTGAGCGGCTGGGATCCTCTCGAATATTATCGTCTGGCGCTGGCGGGCAAGATTTCCGGTCCGCGGCAATTTCTTTTGCGTCAGCCGGCCGCAGTTCGGGTTCGCGTTCCTTATTCCGGGGTTCCGGATTTAGTAAGGAGAAGCCCCGGTATGGCGGGCGACGAAATCGGGGATTCGGGAGCCGGATGGGAAGTGGATTTCTCGGAGTATGGGGTACCTCTCCGTTTTCGTCGGATCTCTGCTGAGGCGATGAAAGGATCTGGATCTGGTGCGGAGGTCATCGCCTACGATGGTGATCTCGCCTTTGCTAAGTGTAAGGATCTACTGGACAAGAAGGGTGACGGATACGTTCCGGGTTCGGATTTGCGCCGAGCCCTTGAACTTATCTTTGGGCGCTAA
- a CDS encoding metallophosphoesterase, with protein MSGKLIAIGDVHGCAHELEDLLDKLSPGKHDRVLLLGDLINRGPESHRVVKIARENGFRSIMGNHEHRLITYREHRDPSILKSYDYETLQQLHLEDWDYLRHMEAFYETEDSEFVCVHGGFRPGQPWRTQSISTVCKTKWISPEDIPPAQRRGNNSIHWSELWEGPATVVYGHTPNPEVRYAPHALCIDTSCAYGGFLTACILPDMEIVQVKARKVYA; from the coding sequence ATGTCCGGTAAACTCATCGCCATCGGTGACGTCCATGGTTGCGCACACGAACTGGAAGACCTTCTCGATAAGCTCTCTCCCGGGAAGCATGACCGTGTTCTCCTTCTCGGCGACCTGATCAATCGAGGCCCGGAAAGCCACCGAGTGGTGAAAATTGCGAGGGAAAACGGCTTTCGCAGCATCATGGGCAACCACGAGCACCGCCTCATCACCTACCGCGAGCACCGGGATCCCTCCATTCTGAAATCCTACGACTACGAAACCCTCCAGCAACTTCACCTCGAAGACTGGGATTATCTTCGACACATGGAGGCCTTTTACGAGACCGAGGATTCCGAATTCGTCTGCGTCCACGGAGGATTTCGCCCCGGGCAGCCATGGCGGACCCAATCCATTTCCACGGTCTGCAAGACCAAGTGGATCTCTCCGGAAGACATCCCTCCCGCCCAGCGCCGTGGCAACAACTCGATCCACTGGTCTGAGCTCTGGGAAGGCCCCGCTACCGTAGTCTACGGTCACACCCCTAACCCAGAAGTCCGTTACGCTCCCCACGCTCTCTGCATCGACACCTCCTGTGCCTACGGCGGATTCCTAACTGCCTGCATCCTCCCGGACATGGAGATCGTTCAAGTCAAAGCCCGCAAAGTCTATGCTTAA
- a CDS encoding thymidine phosphorylase: MRKKIVSPRKFVKPSYSALIEKKRDGSEFSEEEIRYIVDSVLDKEIPDSQLAALLMAVYFQGMSALETATFAEEMMLSGEMIDLTKLSRPKIDKFSTGGVGDKTSIVLAPLAAACGVVMPTINGVDEELEISTLQKLSSIKGFKKSMDLETFVEQLNKVGCAIIEQDKEIAPTDSTLYSLRQKCGSIPSLPLITASVLSRKLAAGAESLVVDVKWGNGSFIQDLEQAKQLARSITRVGRSMKRRCVALVTDMNQPLGDSVGTALEIKEAIELLKGEGPEDLKEMVLKLGMEVVRLSGVAGSTLSAKQTVQRHLKDGSALEKFKEMVGAQGGDVSMIDDPEKLPKAKHCKKLPSPKRGYVHTINAGMIARGVRMLAQRKNGTLDPAVGISEIKKVGTQMKQGEPLMMIHYNDEGNSEAALEFLKGAYRLAPKRPNTPDLVVERVA; the protein is encoded by the coding sequence ATGAGAAAGAAAATCGTTTCGCCTCGAAAGTTTGTTAAGCCAAGTTATTCGGCTCTAATCGAGAAAAAGCGCGACGGGAGCGAATTTTCCGAGGAAGAAATTCGCTACATCGTGGATTCGGTCCTGGATAAGGAGATACCCGATTCCCAGCTCGCAGCCCTTTTGATGGCGGTCTACTTCCAGGGAATGTCAGCTCTGGAGACGGCGACATTTGCCGAGGAGATGATGCTCTCCGGTGAAATGATCGACCTCACCAAGTTGAGCCGCCCGAAGATTGATAAGTTCTCCACCGGTGGGGTGGGTGACAAAACCAGCATCGTCCTCGCACCGCTCGCTGCAGCTTGCGGCGTGGTCATGCCGACGATCAATGGAGTCGATGAGGAGTTGGAGATCAGCACCTTGCAGAAACTCTCTTCGATCAAGGGGTTCAAAAAGTCGATGGACTTGGAGACCTTCGTCGAGCAGTTGAACAAAGTCGGCTGCGCGATCATTGAGCAGGACAAGGAGATCGCTCCGACCGATTCGACCCTTTATTCACTTCGCCAGAAGTGCGGGAGCATCCCGAGTTTGCCGCTCATCACCGCCAGTGTTCTCAGCCGCAAGTTGGCTGCCGGTGCGGAAAGCCTTGTCGTCGATGTGAAGTGGGGGAATGGATCCTTTATCCAGGATTTGGAGCAAGCCAAGCAGTTGGCTCGTTCAATCACCCGCGTCGGTCGCTCCATGAAGCGCCGTTGCGTGGCCCTCGTCACCGACATGAATCAGCCGTTGGGTGATTCGGTCGGCACGGCTCTGGAAATTAAGGAAGCCATTGAGCTCCTAAAGGGCGAAGGTCCGGAAGATTTGAAGGAAATGGTCCTGAAGCTCGGCATGGAAGTGGTTCGCCTCTCCGGTGTCGCGGGTTCGACCCTCTCCGCCAAGCAGACGGTTCAACGCCACCTGAAGGACGGCTCGGCTCTCGAGAAGTTCAAGGAGATGGTCGGTGCTCAAGGCGGCGACGTCAGCATGATCGACGATCCCGAGAAGTTGCCGAAGGCCAAGCATTGCAAGAAGCTGCCTTCTCCGAAGCGCGGTTATGTCCACACCATCAACGCCGGCATGATTGCCCGCGGAGTGCGGATGCTCGCTCAGCGCAAGAACGGCACCCTCGATCCAGCCGTTGGTATTTCGGAAATCAAGAAGGTCGGCACCCAGATGAAACAGGGAGAGCCGCTCATGATGATCCATTACAACGACGAAGGAAACTCGGAAGCCGCCCTCGAATTCCTCAAGGGAGCCTATCGTCTCGCACCGAAGCGTCCAAATACTCCGGACCTCGTAGTCGAGCGCGTCGCTTAA
- the argS gene encoding arginine--tRNA ligase → MTPAFDLQYSITTWIQESAQELPDFPENFDPVVRPADPRFGDFQANGVLPLAKQLKTNPRQLATALMEKIAAHPSLSEEHFDLTIAGPGFINIRLKPAFLTAWTSAFNDPDRLADGLDHLYRGKTVVMDFSGPNTAKQMHVGHIRSTVIGEAISRLLSFCGAKVVRDNHIGDWGTQFGILLLACKRFGFDFDQDPVTALPALEDLYRQGNQLVEEDPEAKSEARQELVLLQNGDEERLEIWKKINELSQGAFNDLYRRLGVSFDLTLGESHYRDQVAGVCEQLESLKIAEESDGALVVFHPEHPRFNEQPFIIRKSDGASNYATTDLATVAYRCEELGASEIIYVTDGRQQDHFEQLFLTVNKWFAASGKEAPALRHVWFGTILGEGGKAIKTRSGGSVKLRDLIDEGVERARLIVDEKNPDLPDEEKDSIAEAVGIGAIRYADLMQNRTHDYVFSWDKMLSFDGNTAPYLLYAAARIHAIFRKAGLQPGEGEEQGDALQTEEEILLARQLALFPAAVAQVTQDLRPHFLCTYLFELANAFSSFYNANRVMVDNPAEQGRRLMLCSRTLLFLKTGLHLLGIETLEKM, encoded by the coding sequence ATGACACCAGCATTCGATCTCCAATACTCCATCACGACATGGATCCAGGAAAGCGCGCAGGAATTGCCCGACTTCCCCGAAAATTTTGATCCGGTCGTCCGACCCGCCGATCCACGATTTGGCGATTTTCAAGCCAACGGAGTCCTCCCCTTGGCCAAACAATTGAAGACGAATCCGCGGCAGCTCGCGACGGCCCTGATGGAGAAAATCGCGGCGCACCCCTCCCTCAGTGAGGAGCACTTCGACCTGACCATCGCCGGCCCGGGCTTCATCAACATCCGACTGAAGCCTGCATTCCTAACCGCATGGACTTCAGCATTTAATGACCCGGACCGTCTCGCTGACGGGCTGGACCACCTCTACCGCGGCAAGACCGTGGTGATGGACTTTAGTGGTCCCAACACGGCCAAGCAAATGCACGTCGGCCACATCCGGTCGACCGTCATCGGCGAAGCCATTTCACGCCTCCTTTCCTTCTGCGGGGCCAAGGTCGTCCGCGACAATCACATTGGCGACTGGGGAACTCAATTCGGCATCCTTCTCCTCGCCTGCAAGCGCTTCGGTTTCGACTTCGATCAGGACCCGGTAACCGCCCTTCCGGCCCTTGAAGATCTTTACCGCCAAGGCAATCAACTCGTCGAGGAGGACCCTGAAGCGAAGAGCGAAGCACGCCAAGAGCTGGTTCTTCTCCAAAATGGGGACGAAGAAAGGCTCGAGATCTGGAAAAAAATCAACGAGCTGAGCCAAGGGGCCTTCAACGACCTCTACCGTCGGCTCGGGGTTTCCTTCGACCTGACTTTGGGCGAAAGCCACTACCGCGATCAAGTGGCCGGCGTCTGCGAACAGCTGGAATCCCTGAAGATCGCTGAAGAGAGCGATGGGGCGTTGGTGGTTTTCCACCCCGAGCATCCTCGTTTCAACGAGCAGCCTTTTATCATCCGGAAGTCGGACGGGGCCAGCAACTACGCAACGACAGACCTCGCCACCGTGGCCTACCGCTGCGAGGAGCTTGGAGCCAGCGAAATTATCTACGTCACCGATGGTCGCCAGCAAGACCACTTCGAACAACTTTTCCTCACGGTGAATAAGTGGTTCGCCGCGTCTGGCAAAGAAGCGCCCGCTCTGCGCCACGTGTGGTTCGGAACCATTCTGGGCGAGGGCGGAAAAGCGATCAAGACCCGGAGCGGAGGCTCGGTAAAGCTCCGCGACCTGATTGATGAGGGCGTCGAACGGGCGCGTCTCATTGTGGACGAAAAGAATCCGGACCTCCCAGACGAAGAGAAGGATTCGATCGCCGAAGCCGTCGGCATCGGTGCCATACGCTACGCCGACCTCATGCAAAACCGCACTCATGACTACGTCTTCTCGTGGGACAAGATGCTGAGCTTCGACGGCAATACCGCGCCTTACCTCCTCTACGCAGCAGCCCGCATCCACGCGATCTTCCGAAAGGCAGGGCTTCAGCCCGGAGAAGGTGAAGAGCAGGGAGACGCTCTCCAAACCGAGGAGGAGATTCTTCTCGCCCGCCAACTAGCGCTTTTCCCGGCCGCCGTGGCACAGGTCACTCAGGATCTCCGTCCGCATTTCCTCTGCACCTATCTCTTCGAGCTAGCGAATGCCTTCAGCAGTTTCTACAATGCCAACCGGGTCATGGTCGACAATCCTGCCGAACAGGGACGCCGTCTCATGCTTTGCTCACGGACCCTCTTATTCCTGAAAACCGGACTCCATCTCCTCGGGATCGAAACCCTTGAAAAGATGTAA